A stretch of DNA from Priestia aryabhattai:
CCTTTTACATAGCTGTCCGCACGCGCTTTAATTAAAGTATATAATACATTCCTTTTTGTTAGCATAATGTCACCACTTTTCTAAGCGTTTATTATACGCTATGACTCATTAGCTAACTTTATCAATAAAAATACGGTTTAGATCTCTTGAAGCATCTCTATACCTTTTGACATTTCTTCAATTACTTCTTGATCCTTTTCTTTTTCTCTTAAGTTCATAAGTGTATCTAACGCTTCTTTATCACCAATTTTGCCTAATGCCCATGCCGCTGTTCCTCGAATGACAGGGCGAACGTCATTTTTAATTAAATCAATTAAATCTGGAACGGCGGTTTGATCTTTGAAATGGGCCAGTGCAATAATGGCATTACGCTGAATTGGCTTTTTCCCTCTCCAAGACCCTGAAACATGTCCAAATTTTTCTTTGAACTCGCGATTACTCATCGTTAAAAGCGGTTTTAATTTAGGCTTCGCAAGTTCTGGGTCGGGCTCCATCTCAGGGTGAAAATGAAAGTCTTTTCCTTTGTTTTTAGGACACACAGTTTGACATGTATCACAGCCATATAAACGATTGCCTAATTTACTTCGAAATTCTTCAGCTAAAAATCCTTTTGTTTGGGTTAAAAAGGCAATGCATCGCTGCGAATTCAGCTGACCGCCTGTTACAAGCGCGCCGGTAGGGCACACGTCCACGCACTTATTACAAGTACCACAACCGTCTTCTATCGGTTTATCAGGAGGAAACGGGATATCTGTAATCATTTCTCCTAAATACACGTAGGAACCGAATTCAGGTGTAATAATAGCACAGTTCTTACCGCTCCAGCCAATACCAGCTCTTTCTGCTACGGCTCGGTCCGATAGCTCGCCTGTGTCTACCATCGATTGAAGGGTAGCTGCAGGTACTTTTTCTTTTATAAATGTTTCAAGCTTTTGAAGCCTATCACGTAAAACCGTATGATAATCTTGTCCCCAAGAAGCTCGGCAAAAGATCCCTCGGCGATCTTCCTTTGTGCTCTTTGGTGCATCCTTTAATTTAGAAGGATACGCAAGTGCAATTGAAATAATAGATCTAGCTTTTGGAACAACTAATGTGGGATCTACTCTCTTTTCAATATCAGGTTCTTCAAAGCCTGAAGCATAACCTAACTCTTGCTGTGCTAACAATCGATTTTTTAACTCATCAAACATAGAAGCACTCGCAAATCCAATCTTATCGATTCCAATCTCTTTGCTGTATGAAATAATTTCTTCCTTCAATTGATACGCATTCATAGTGAGTAATAGCCTCCTTTCTAAGAAATTCTATATATTCATGCATTGAACTGTTTTCTCACTCAATGAAATGATAGGATGATATCTATAAACGAACAAATACTAATTATAATAGAAAGGATCAAAAAAATGAACTTTACATTATCACCCGCTATTAAACAGCTTTGCCCTTCTTTTAAAATGGGAATCATTCAGTATAAAAATATTGAAGTTGACGATTCTCCTCAAATGCTAAAAGGACGCCTGCGCCTCTTTCAAGAATCCATTTATTTCGACCTTGAGTCAAAAAAAGTAACAGAATTTGAAGGTGTTAGCGAGTGGAGAAAGCTTTTCAAAACATTTGGAACTGATCCAAGTAAATATCGTCCTTCTATAGAAGCTTTAATTCGACGAATAGGAAAACAAACGTATTTGCCTTCTATCAATTCTGCTGTTGACATTAATAACTTTTTTTCATTGCAATATGAAGTACCAATTGGAATTTATGATTCCTCTAATTTAGAGGGCCCAATCGAATTTACTATCGGTACAAAAGAAGAGTCTTATGAAGCTCTAAATGAGCGTAGCATTTCTTTAGAAAATAAAATCATTTCAAAAGATGCCCTAGGAGCTTTCGGAAGTCCTTATGTCGATTCTAACCGAGCGTACGTAACTGAAAAGACAACACAAGCTGTACAGTTCATCTATTTAAAACCTTCACTTTCAGAAGAACAGGCTTATAAACTAACTAAATCCTTAAGTGACATGTTCATTCAAATTCACGGCGGCGAAACAACATATCAAGTCATTAACTGATGTACGCAAATATAGCGTCTATCTTTTCAAGATAGACGCTATATTTACGCTAAAAATAAAAAACGCAACATCTCAGCTTTGAAAGCGAGACACTGCGTTGTGATAACAATATGTATGGAGCGGGTGATGAGAATCGAACTCACGACATCAGCTTGGAAGGCTGAGGTTTTACCACTAAACTACACCCGCAAATATTATCAAAATTTGTCGACCGATAAGTAAAAATAAAAACAGGAATCATCCTGTCAGGTAAAGCTAAAGTACCGATGGTCGGGGTCGAACCGACACTCCCGAAGGAACACGATTTTGAGTCGTGCGCGTCTGCCAATTCCGCCACATCGGCAAAATAAAAAAGGCAAGTTAAAATTACAAATGGTGCCGAGGGCCGGACTTGAACCGGCACGGTAGTCACCTACCGCAGGATTTTAAGTCCTGTGTGTCTGCCAATTCCACCACCCCGGCAGCTTGTAAATAAATGGAGGCGGCAACCGGATTTGAACCGGTGATAAAGGTTTTGCAGACCTCTGCCTTACCACTTGGCTATGCCGCCATTTATTCAAGACTAAATAACTTTATTAAAATTGGAGCGGAAGACGAGGTTCGAACTCGCGACCCCCACCTTGGCAAGGTGGTGTTCTACCACTGAACTACTTCCGCAAATATGGCTGGGCTAGCTGGATTCGAACCAACGCATGACGGAATCAAAATCCGTTGCCTTACCGCTTGGCGATAGCCCAATATTGGAATATGCATATCGTTTATAAATGGGGCGACTGATGGGAATCGAACCCACGAATGCCGGAACCACAATCCGGTGCGTTAACCACTTCGCCACAATCGCCACGTATATATGCAATGTTGTTTTTATAATTGGCAGGGGCAGTAGGAATCGAACCCACACTGACGGTTTTGGAGACCGTAGTTCTACCTTTAAACTATGCCCCTATAAATGGTGGAGGGGGGCAGATTCGAACTGCCGAACCCGAAGGAGCGGATTTACAGTCCGCCGCGTTTAGCCACTTCGCTACCCCTCCACAATAACTGTGGTGCCGGCAAGAGGACTTGAACCCCCAACCTACTGATTACAAGTCAGTTGCTCTACCAGTTGAGCTACACCGGCATTTTAAAAACAAGTGTTTTTAAAATGGTGGCTCGGGACGGAATCGAACCGCCGACACAAGGATTTTCAGTCCTTTGCTCTACCAACTGAGCTACCGAGCCTTATTAAATTTAAAATGGCGGTCCCGACGGGAATCGAACCCGCGATCTCCTGCGTGACAGGCAGGCATGTTAACCGCTACACCACGGGACCACTTGGTTGCGGGGACAGGATTTGAACCTGCGACCTTCGGGTTATGAGCCCGACGAGCTACCGAACTGCTCCACCCCGCGATGATAATATATGGTGGAGGATGACGGGATCGAACCGCCGACCCCCTGCTTGTAAGGCAGGTGCTCTCCCAGCTGAGCTAATCCTCCACTATTATGTAGATAAAAATAAATGGTGACCCGTACGGGATTCGAACCCGTGTTACCGCCGTGAAAGGGCGGTGTCTTAACCGCTTGACCAACGGGCCACTGTGTTAATTAGATAAAAATGGCGGAGAGCAAGGGATTTGAACCCTTGAGACAGCGTTAACCGCCTACACGATTTCCAATCGTGCTCCTTCGGCCACTCGGACAGCTCTCCAAATGGCTCCACAGGTAGGACTCGAACCTACGACCGATCGGTTAACAGCCGATAGCTCTACCACTGAGCTACTGTGGAATAATAACAGCCTGGCAACGTCCTACTCTCACAGGGACAAAGTCCCAACTACCATTGGCGCTAAAGAGCTTAACTTCCGTGTTCGGTATGGGAACGGGTGTGACCTCTTCGCTATCGCCACCAGACATATTATAT
This window harbors:
- the queG gene encoding tRNA epoxyqueuosine(34) reductase QueG; its protein translation is MNAYQLKEEIISYSKEIGIDKIGFASASMFDELKNRLLAQQELGYASGFEEPDIEKRVDPTLVVPKARSIISIALAYPSKLKDAPKSTKEDRRGIFCRASWGQDYHTVLRDRLQKLETFIKEKVPAATLQSMVDTGELSDRAVAERAGIGWSGKNCAIITPEFGSYVYLGEMITDIPFPPDKPIEDGCGTCNKCVDVCPTGALVTGGQLNSQRCIAFLTQTKGFLAEEFRSKLGNRLYGCDTCQTVCPKNKGKDFHFHPEMEPDPELAKPKLKPLLTMSNREFKEKFGHVSGSWRGKKPIQRNAIIALAHFKDQTAVPDLIDLIKNDVRPVIRGTAAWALGKIGDKEALDTLMNLREKEKDQEVIEEMSKGIEMLQEI
- a CDS encoding B3/B4 domain-containing protein; translation: MNFTLSPAIKQLCPSFKMGIIQYKNIEVDDSPQMLKGRLRLFQESIYFDLESKKVTEFEGVSEWRKLFKTFGTDPSKYRPSIEALIRRIGKQTYLPSINSAVDINNFFSLQYEVPIGIYDSSNLEGPIEFTIGTKEESYEALNERSISLENKIISKDALGAFGSPYVDSNRAYVTEKTTQAVQFIYLKPSLSEEQAYKLTKSLSDMFIQIHGGETTYQVIN